In one Papio anubis isolate 15944 chromosome 11, Panubis1.0, whole genome shotgun sequence genomic region, the following are encoded:
- the HNRNPF gene encoding heterogeneous nuclear ribonucleoprotein F, with protein MMLGPEGGEGFVVKLRGLPWSCSVEDVQNFLSDCTIHDGAAGVHFIYTREGRQSGEAFVELGSEDDVKMALKKDRESMGHRYIEVFKSHRTEMDWVLKHSGPNSADSANDGFVRLRGLPFGCTKEEIIQFFSGLEIVPNGITLPVDPEGKITGEAFVQFASQELAEKALGKHKERIGHRYIEVFKSSQEEVRSYSDPPLKFMSVQRPGPYDRPGTARRYIGIVKQAGLERMRPGAYSTGYGGYEEYSGLSDGYGFTTDLFGRDLSYCLSGMYDHRYGDSEFTVQSTTGHCVHMRGLPYKATENDIYNFFSPLNPVRVHIEIGPDGRVTGEADVEFATHEEAVAAMSKDRANMQHRYIELFLNSTTGASNGAYSSQVMQGMGVSAAQATYSGLESQSVSGCYGAGYSGQNSMGGYD; from the coding sequence TGTGGTCAAGCTCCGTGGCCTGCCCTGGTCCTGCTCTGTTGAGGACGTGCAGAACTTCCTCTCTGACTGCACGATTCATGATGGGGCCGCAGGTGTCCATTTCATCTATACTAGAGAGGGCAGGCAGAGTGGTGAGGCTTTTGTTGAACTTGGATCAGAAGATGATGTAAAAATGGCCCTGAAAAAAGACAGGGAAAGCATGGGACACCGGTACATTGAGGTGTTCAAGTCCCACAGAACCGAGATGGATTGGGTGTTGAAGCACAGCGGTCCCAACAGTGCCGACAGCGCCAACGATGGCTTCGTGCGGCTTCGAGGACTCCCATTTGGATGcacaaaggaagaaattattcAGTTCTTCTCAGGGTTGGAAATCGTGCCAAACGGGATCACATTGCCTGTGGACCCCGAAGGCAAGATTACAGGGGAAGCGTTCGTGCAGTTTGCCTCGCAGGAGTTAGCTGAGAAGGCTCTAGGGAAGCACAAGGAGAGGATAGGGCACAGGTACATCGAGGTGTTTAAGAGCAGCCAGGAGGAAGTTAGGTCATACTCAGATCCCCCTCTGAAGTTCATGTCCGTGCAGCGGCCAGGGCCCTATGACCGGCCCGGGACTGCCAGGAGGTATATTGGCATCGTGAAGCAGGCAGGCCTGGAGAGGATGAGGCCCGGTGCCTACAGCACAGGCTATGGGGGCTACGAGGAGTACAGTGGCCTCAGTGATGGCTACGGCTTCACCACCGACCTGTTCGGGAGAGATCTCAGCTACTGTCTCTCCGGAATGTATGACCACAGATATGGCGACAGTGAGTTCACAGTGCAGAGCACCACAGGCCACTGTGTCCACATGAGGGGTCTGCCGTACAAAGCGACCGAGAACGACATTTACAACTTCTTCTCTCCTCTCAACCCTGTGAGAGTCCATATTGAGATCGGCCCAGATGGAAGAGTGACGGGCGAAGCAGATGTTGAGTTTGCTACTCATGAAGAAGCTGTGGCAGCTATGTCCAAAGACAGGGCCAATATGCAGCACAGATACATAGAACTCTTCTTGAATTCAACAACAGGGGCCAGCAATGGGGCGTATAGCAGCCAGGTGATGCAAGGCATGGGGGTGTCTGCTGCCCAGGCCACTTATAGTGGCCTGGAGAGCCAGTCAGTGAGTGGCTGTTACGGGGCCGGCTATAGTGGGCAGAACAGCATGGGTGGCTATGACTAG